CCATCATGGTGGAGTGAAGTGTTCCCCACAAAACAAATGTCCAGTCGGCACCATGCCAAATTCCTGAAACAAAAGTAGTGATAAAAAGATTCACATAGGCCATAATCTCACCACGTCTATTTCCACCAAGAGTGATGTACACATAGTCACGCAACCAAGAACTAAAAGAAATATGCCAACGTCTCCAAAGTTCGGTTAGTGTTCCCGATAAAAAAGGACGGTCAAAGTTTTTTGGAATATGAAATCCAAGTATCCTTGCGGTTCCAATTGCTATGTCGGAGTATCCGGAAAAATCACAATAAATTTGAACGGCAAATAAAAACGCAGCAATCCACATCGCAATCCAATTGTATTCCGTAGGGTTGGCATACATAGGATCAATCACATAGGAAACAGGATCAGCAATGAAGGTCTTTTTAAAAACTCCCCAGAACAGTTGTTTGAGGCCTTGTTTTAGATTTTCTTTTGTAAAGTCTTTGGAATCTAAAAATTGATGAAGGACATCGCTTGCACGTAAGATGGGGCCTGCCACAAGTTGTGGGAAAAAAGCCAAAAAAAGTCCAAAGTGGAAAATGGATTTGGCTCTTTCCACCACACCTCTATATACATCGACTGCATAGGATACAGCTTGTAAGGTGAAAAAACTAATCCCCATCGGAAGAAGAATCCCTGACTTTTGTACAAAATCTGGATCACAAGGAGTGAGTGAAAAGGTTTGGTTCCAGACGGTGATGGAAAAATCCAGATACTTAAAAACAAATAGTAAACTTAAATTGCTCCATACAGCCACATTCAACCAAAAGAGCTTTTTTGGTTTAGAGGAAGCTCGTTCCATATAGTCGACAGCAAGTTTTGTGACAACAAAGGAGAATACGAGTAAAATTAGGAAGGGGATTCTGAAAATTGCATAAAAATACAAACTAACAATGAATAACCAAAGCCCTTGGAATCTTTTCGGAATTACAAAGTAAACTAAGATAACAACGGGAGCAAAAATCAAATAGTGAACAGAATTAAAAAGCATATTATTTGATTTCCTTTAAGGCAAGACCAATCGATTCGGCTGCCCATAAGTTTCCTAGTTTTGTTAGGTGGCCATCACCAGGAATGTAATAGTCTTGGATTCCTGCTTTTTTTGTTTTTCCATTTAGAATAAATTCACGACCGCACATTTTGTCAGTATAGGGAAGGATATCCAGAGTTTGGATTCCTTTTGAATCTAAATACTTTTTGGCACGAATGGCATAACCACCAAGTGCATTATACTTTCCTAACTGCCTACAGTATACTTCTTCAATCTGCATCGGAAGTAAAACTGGCACAAACTTGTATCCTTTTTCTTTGGAAAGAGAGATCATCAAATCATAGGCTCTTGTTGTGGTTTCGGGTAAGGGTTCTAAAGAGTTTGGATCCACTGGTGAGTCGGAACAAATCACACTTAAATTTTGGAGAGGAGTTGGGCAAATGAATTCATCCTTTTCTTCGCATTTTTGATGTTTGATGGGAAGGATAAATGTTTCTCGCAAATAAACTAGTGGTGAAGAGAAAAGAAGTTCCGTATCGGCTGCGACTAGGTATTTGGTTTGAGCAAATTTGACTTTAGTTTGTTCATAAGCAAGTTTGAGTGCTTGCAAAAGATATGAAACTCTAGTGAGTTCAAATTGAATGCGAAAGTTTTTTTTCCAAACCGGATCGTTTTCATGGAGGGCATCATTTTCGTCATCAGGTAGGATTCCTTGTGCACGTAATTCTTCGGGCATCGTAAAATCATTTGGTGAGATAAAAAATAAAACTGTTTGGATATTATCAATTTTACCTGACATATCTTTTAGGCGTTTGAAAGAACCAAGAGATCCGTAGGCATCTACACCGAAATTTAGGCTTTGGTAATCTTTTCCATTTTCTGGAGATCCACCTAGGATTGAACAAAAAGTATCTTCATCGGAAACACCAAATCCCATGACCAAACTATCCCCAAGACAAACGAGTTTTGGTTTTCCAGGTATGGGTTCTTCTTTTCCTCGAAGACCCAAAGAATTGGTGGTGAACTGGCCTTGCCAAAGGTCGGCATAGTGGCGGACAAAACGACTTTCGTTTGGTTCCAGAGTCACTCCATATTCAGGATGGTAGGCATGTAAAAGTTTAACATCGCGGTAATAACGTAAGGCAGGTGGATTGGAAGTGCGTAAAATCAATTCCAAAACAAGTAAAGCCAACGGGAAAAATAGGACAATGGCTCCCCATCGTTTCCAGTTTTGAATCATATCCCTCTAAACTTTAGAAATCAAGATAGGAATCAAGCATTTCTAAGGCAAATTTAAGAAGTCCTTGGCAATGGCATCGGCAAAAAGTTCTGCGAGGGCTGGGCCAGGGTGGCCATCTCCAGGGATATAAACTTGTTTTTGTTCTTGAAACAAGGTTTCCGTTTTTGTTCGAAGGTCCTTGTGTTTGATTCCTTGGCCTATAAAAAACTTTTTTGCCTCTTCGTAGTTGGGATCTTTTGTATCGGGTTTTCCTTCTCTTGACATCCCCCAACTGAAAAGAATGTTTAGTTTCTCTTTGGGTAGTGTTTGATCATTGAAAAACTTAACTAGGTTGGAATAGGTGATATGGTCTTTGGGATATAGGATCGGAATTCCGGACGAAGTGTACACATTGGTCTTCTGAGTAGGGATGAGTTTTTGGTAAAGATATGAATTTCGGATGAGATGGTAGTGGATGGGATAAATGTATTTTTTGATCCCTTTTTTTTCCCTTTCGTCATCGATAAAGTCGGAAGGATTCCAAATCCAATAGATCTTTTTGGGGTGGTCTTCCTGTTTTGTAGAATCCAAACCATCTTTTAAAAGCTTAAAGATACCATTGGTGCCAATGGCATCCACCGCAAGCACACGTGCTTCTATATTATATTTTGATTTTAAATAAAAGGCGGGAGTTTCGTTTGTTGGTAAACCATAACCCATTGCCATCGAGTCACCAATGAGCCAAAGATCCTTTGGATAACTTTCTTCGGAAAGGATTCGTTCTCCAATAGAATTGGTTTGGATGTCCCAAGTTTTTCCATCCACTCGTATAAAACTTTCCTTTCTATTGGAACAAAGACGAATCAAATCGAATTCATACAAACAATGAAATTTTCGATAACGAATCTCATCGGGATCGTTTTCATTTTGGAAACGAAGAAAACCTTCTCCTAGAGATAAACTTAAGAGAAGGGAAATTGATAGATAAAATAAGGGTTTAAAGAATTTTTTCAATGAGGAGGTAAAAGAAAGAAAGATTTCCAATATAAAGAAGCATTACCAAGAACCCCATAGCAATTTGAATGATATAGGCAGAATAGGAGAATCCTTGGTAGGCTAGATAAGTAGTGATTCCTAAAATCATCTCAGGAACTAACACATAGTAGGCTACTTTCCCCCACATCTTTACATTTTGTGCATACCAAGATCCGAGTACCCACATTGTGGCTTCAGAAGTTCCAAAGATAAGTAAAGCTGTGATTCCAACCCAAAGTCCAGTTCCAATGATGGATACGGACATTTCTTCCAGTTTGATTCCTGTATACACACAGATAAACAATGGGATGACCCAAAGTCCTGCCATATAACCGGCAACCGTTCCGATTTTTAAAAATCCATCTTCAGGAAATACTAATATTTGTAAGGCGCTAGACAGAAACCAATCCGGAAAAACCATAAAAATAGATAAGGGAACGAGAAATTTCCAAATCCGAAATGGTGTATGCCACCGAAGGCCAAGAGAGAATCCAACAAAACTAATGTGAAAAAGAAGGGTAAGCGCAGCGAGTTTGACTCCCGAAGGACTTTCTCCAAAGTACAAAACAAATCCGGAAACTATACTAAAGACCAAAAAATACAAAGCCAGTAGGAATTCTTCTGCGAGGAACTTGGGTTTCATCGCTTAGCACTGTAATGAATCTGTTATGAGATGCAAGTCGAAACTTTGTTTGGTAAGGTTAAAAAATGGTAACAGAAAGTTTGTGGATGTTACTTGGTGGGAGATACTGGGTTCGAACCAGTGACCTCTACCATGTCAAGGTAGCGCTCTAACCAACTGAGCTAATCCCCCAAGGTAAAACCACTTCACCAGAGCCGAGCCCACCGTAAAGTACGATTTCTGAATCGGTTCCTGATTGAAAAATCAGCACTCATTTTATCGGCAAGACGAGTTGGTTTGGTTTTGTCTGGGATGAGTAGTACTAAATTGTCTTTTGCTCTGGATAGACCCACGTAAAGGATCCTTCGTTCTTCGGCTTCATTGATTCCTTCGCCGTCTTCGCTCCATCCAAGAACTAAATCCAGGATGACACTCGAAAATTCTAATCCCTTGGCACTGTGGATTGTCATCACTTGGGCAGAAGG
This genomic stretch from Leptospira congkakensis harbors:
- a CDS encoding MBOAT family O-acyltransferase produces the protein MLFNSVHYLIFAPVVILVYFVIPKRFQGLWLFIVSLYFYAIFRIPFLILLVFSFVVTKLAVDYMERASSKPKKLFWLNVAVWSNLSLLFVFKYLDFSITVWNQTFSLTPCDPDFVQKSGILLPMGISFFTLQAVSYAVDVYRGVVERAKSIFHFGLFLAFFPQLVAGPILRASDVLHQFLDSKDFTKENLKQGLKQLFWGVFKKTFIADPVSYVIDPMYANPTEYNWIAMWIAAFLFAVQIYCDFSGYSDIAIGTARILGFHIPKNFDRPFLSGTLTELWRRWHISFSSWLRDYVYITLGGNRRGEIMAYVNLFITTFVSGIWHGADWTFVLWGTLHSTMMVVEKFVFKFETMRNAWNRVPRSLQPLYPVGVFVLSCFFFRAKATPEVPTGMGITKIMLERAFTGAGGIFPQMSVSLVILVGFLFLVDILQDKKEERFAFITDNLYFLIPACILLYITSFIIYSVTVSSPFLYFQF
- a CDS encoding LA_2490 family SGNH/GDSL-type esterase, coding for MIQNWKRWGAIVLFFPLALLVLELILRTSNPPALRYYRDVKLLHAYHPEYGVTLEPNESRFVRHYADLWQGQFTTNSLGLRGKEEPIPGKPKLVCLGDSLVMGFGVSDEDTFCSILGGSPENGKDYQSLNFGVDAYGSLGSFKRLKDMSGKIDNIQTVLFFISPNDFTMPEELRAQGILPDDENDALHENDPVWKKNFRIQFELTRVSYLLQALKLAYEQTKVKFAQTKYLVAADTELLFSSPLVYLRETFILPIKHQKCEEKDEFICPTPLQNLSVICSDSPVDPNSLEPLPETTTRAYDLMISLSKEKGYKFVPVLLPMQIEEVYCRQLGKYNALGGYAIRAKKYLDSKGIQTLDILPYTDKMCGREFILNGKTKKAGIQDYYIPGDGHLTKLGNLWAAESIGLALKEIK
- a CDS encoding LA_2486 family SGNH/GDSL-type esterase, with translation MKKFFKPLFYLSISLLLSLSLGEGFLRFQNENDPDEIRYRKFHCLYEFDLIRLCSNRKESFIRVDGKTWDIQTNSIGERILSEESYPKDLWLIGDSMAMGYGLPTNETPAFYLKSKYNIEARVLAVDAIGTNGIFKLLKDGLDSTKQEDHPKKIYWIWNPSDFIDDEREKKGIKKYIYPIHYHLIRNSYLYQKLIPTQKTNVYTSSGIPILYPKDHITYSNLVKFFNDQTLPKEKLNILFSWGMSREGKPDTKDPNYEEAKKFFIGQGIKHKDLRTKTETLFQEQKQVYIPGDGHPGPALAELFADAIAKDFLNLP
- a CDS encoding DUF6989 domain-containing protein, whose product is MKPKFLAEEFLLALYFLVFSIVSGFVLYFGESPSGVKLAALTLLFHISFVGFSLGLRWHTPFRIWKFLVPLSIFMVFPDWFLSSALQILVFPEDGFLKIGTVAGYMAGLWVIPLFICVYTGIKLEEMSVSIIGTGLWVGITALLIFGTSEATMWVLGSWYAQNVKMWGKVAYYVLVPEMILGITTYLAYQGFSYSAYIIQIAMGFLVMLLYIGNLSFFYLLIEKIL